One region of Megalopta genalis isolate 19385.01 chromosome 15, iyMegGena1_principal, whole genome shotgun sequence genomic DNA includes:
- the LOC117221106 gene encoding kinesin-like protein KIF9 — protein MIHYNDVNTREKNIKIFVRVLPLEKPCDSCVRVDLEYKKIFIRCLQEMQPNRVAIIKEPSYWCFKTDGIFLDASQEEVYHSSSKDLVLKILDGTSCVLLGHGQTGSGKSFTLSGLSNNWEHRGLVSRILCDLFLEKSNRKRVSKIQYHISFVELRGKDVRDLLLPETENKARIKDRDPFKEISVVPAENEGQALRMIFEGEVRRSIVRGSTYSVSHVDTAVITIHATNASLVTSGSVFTRAKMHIVEMAGIGTMGRNDFCKTASDIATANSTKSQLEHFFAHLGNGGPMPYNVIRSSNLLKILGNDFPVASVIRFISHIRVTREDLDVTLSTLRFSGNIARLKPTKVKKGMEYGQDRIVERLRNEIDALKKELTINEMLLNQEASINISRTRLEQIKRSVVNYLNGNVNKFTLLNMTQAQQLLKSVKDLYNRLTAKETEMEQLKEMYENMSKNMVDVGVSARLSKESLTAESRIHSLKKDTLEVQEEASKVEEVGSIAKIAVGMTLGPYQNEEEGYERDNVTAVEHERQMDHQSILMKLRQIFKRFLKDERVYSRMKEKLDKNVRTLEIVQQRFSKWIDKYFEVKSTLENAKDKLSKHQRIRYAMKPQEPEELVPEVEIVISRDIACHQRVLMNLEEEVLQAQNEIRHLLKEQLKMHTEFKSGFREYCKEMDALTLYSDNSIKLLLEPVEKESLEVAKSKFNQFQRAMMRKFEEKERMKEVRRDDWCIF, from the exons ATGATCCATTACAATGACGTAAATACCCGCGAGAAAAATATTAAGATCTTCGTGAGAGTACTTCCGTTGGAGAAACCCTGCGATTCTTGCGTACGAGTCGACCTAGAGTACAAA aaaatatttatacGATGCTTACAAGAAATGCAGCCGAACAGGGTCGCCATAATAAAAGAGCCATCTTATTGGTGTTTCAAAACAGATGGAATTTTTCTTGACGCCTCGCAGGAGGAGGTGTACCATTCCTCAAGCAAGGATCTAGTCTTGAA GATCCTAGACGGTACAAGTTGCGTCCTGTTGGGCCACGGACAAACGGGCTCCGGCAAAAGTTTCACCCTCAGCGGACTGAGCAACAACTGGGAA CACAGGGGTCTGGTATCGAGGATACTGTGCGACCTGTTTCTGGAGAAATCGAATCGAAAGAGGGTCAGCAAGATACAGTACCACATAAGCTTCGTCGAGCTACGTGGGAAAGATGTCAGAGACCTGTTGTTGCCAGAAACAGAGAATAAGGCACGGATAAAAGATCGAGATCCGTTTAAG GAGATCTCTGTGGTTCCCGCGGAGAACGAGGGACAAGCTCTGAGGATGATCTTCGAGGGAGAGGTCAGGAGATCCATCGTGAGAGGATCTACGTATTCGGTGTCCCATGTGGACACGGCTGTGATCACCATTCATGCTACCAATGCCAGCTTGGTCACATCGGGAAGCGTGTTTACCAGAGCCAAA ATGCACATCGTGGAGATGGCTGGCATTGGGACGATGGGCAGAAATGATTTCTGTAAAACGGCTTCGGACATTGCCACGGCTAACTCGACCAAGTCCCAGCTGGAACATTTTTTCGCGCACCTTGGCAATGGAGGACCAATGCCGTACAACGTGATACGATCTAGCAATCTGTTGAAGATCCTCGGAAACGATTTCCCCGTGGCATCCGTGATCCG ATTCATATCGCACATCCGCGTGACGAGAGAGGATCTAGACGTCACGCTGTCAACGTTAAGATTCAGTGGGAACATTGCCAGATTAAAACCTACGAAAGTCAAGAAGGGCATGGAGTATGGTCAGGATCGGATTGTTGAGAGGCTTCGGAACGAGATCGACGCTTTGAAAAAGGAGCTGACGATAAACGAGATGCTCCTGAACCAGGAAGCTTCGATCAATATATCGAGGACCCGATTAGAACAGATTAAACGGAGTGTTGTTAATTACTTGAATGGCAACGTGAACAAATTCACGTTGCTGAACATGACACAGGCTCAACAGCTGCTGAAGAGCGTCAAGGATCTGTACAACAG ACTGACGGCCAAAGAAACAGAGATGGAACAGCTCAAGGAGATGTACGAAAACATGTCAAAGAACATGGTGGATGTTGGCGTATCAGCAAGATTGTCTAAA GAGTCGTTGACTGCTGAAAGTCGAATCCACAGTCTAAAGAAAGATACTTTGGAAGTCCAGGAGGAGGCATCGAAAGTAGAGGAAGTTGGAAGCATAGCTAAAATCG CTGTCGGGATGACTCTGGGACCATACCAAAACGAGGAAGAAGGATATGAACGGGACAATGTTACGGCGGTTGAACATGAACGCCAGATGGACCATCAGAGTATTTTAATG AAACTCCGGCAGATTTTCAAGCGTTTCCTGAAAGACGAAAGGGTGTACAGTAGGATGAAGGAGAAGTTGGATAAGAACGTGAGGACGTTGGAGATAGTTCAACAGAGATTCTCGAAATGGATCGATAAGTATTTCGAG GTGAAGAGCACTTTGGAGAACGCCAAAGACAAGCTCAGCAAGCATCAGCGAATTCGGTACGCAATGAAACCGCAAGAACCAGAGGAGTTGGTACCGGAAGTGGAGATAGTGATCAGCCGTGATATCGCGTGTCATCAAAGAGTTCTGATGAATTTGGAGGAAGAGGTTCTTCAAGCACAGAACGAGATACGCCATTTATTAAAGGAACAGCTGAAAATGCACACGGAATTCAAGTCCGGTTTCCGAGAGTATTGCAAAGAAATGGACGCTTTGACACTTTACAGTGACAACTCAATTAAATTGTTGTTGGAACCGGTGGAGAAGGAGTCTTTGGAAGTAGCTAAAAGCAAGTTCAATCAGTTTCAACGAGCGATGATGCGCAAGTTTGAG gaGAAGGAGAGAATGAAGGAAGTGCGACGCGATGATTGGTGTATTTTTTAA